From one bacterium Scap17 genomic stretch:
- a CDS encoding DUF1441 family protein gives MADISALKEAYHWNITRIADAFGLHRDTVRKRLRAAGVVPAGQRGSTSVYALADVGPALYSDMIGATGGDPDDLPPQDRKAWYQSETERVKLEQQLRLLVPVEDAHREMSRLAKAVASGLDSLADMLERDAGLAPESIQLVEQVTDALREQMYQAIIADDGESTDD, from the coding sequence ATGGCAGACATCAGCGCGTTAAAAGAGGCGTACCACTGGAATATCACGCGCATTGCTGACGCCTTCGGATTACACCGCGACACCGTGCGCAAGCGGCTGCGCGCCGCCGGCGTAGTGCCGGCCGGCCAGCGTGGCAGTACCAGCGTTTATGCCCTGGCGGATGTCGGCCCCGCGCTCTACTCCGACATGATCGGGGCCACCGGCGGTGATCCCGATGATCTGCCGCCCCAGGATCGCAAGGCGTGGTATCAGTCCGAAACCGAGCGCGTGAAGCTCGAGCAGCAGCTGCGCCTGCTGGTGCCGGTTGAGGATGCGCACCGCGAGATGAGCCGGCTGGCCAAGGCGGTGGCCAGTGGTCTGGATTCGCTGGCCGACATGCTGGAGCGCGACGCCGGCCTGGCTCCCGAGAGCATCCAACTAGTGGAGCAGGTGACCGACGCGCTGCGCGAGCAGATGTACCAGGCAATAATCGCGGATGATGGAGAGAGCACCGATGACTAG
- a CDS encoding glycoside hydrolase, translated as MPAHAPAHWLDEVELVGFDAPVDPAADDASNLAAFLDTIAYAEGTPRFSSIEGYDVLVGGKTFDGFDDHPRQSVWLPNLGIHSTAAGRYQFLIRTWDDLAKRFHLRDFSPASQDEAAKQLIRQCRALGLVYDGRIADAIHACRRIWASLPGAGYGQRELDTDELLGVYVRAGGHIA; from the coding sequence ATGCCTGCACATGCCCCCGCGCACTGGCTCGATGAGGTCGAGCTGGTGGGCTTCGATGCGCCTGTTGATCCAGCGGCTGATGATGCCAGCAATCTGGCGGCCTTCCTGGACACCATTGCCTATGCCGAGGGCACGCCCCGCTTCAGCTCGATAGAGGGCTATGACGTGCTGGTGGGCGGCAAGACCTTCGACGGCTTCGATGATCATCCCCGCCAGTCGGTATGGCTGCCGAATCTGGGCATTCACTCGACGGCAGCTGGCCGCTATCAATTTCTGATCCGTACCTGGGATGACCTGGCCAAGCGCTTCCACCTGCGCGACTTCTCGCCAGCCTCGCAGGATGAGGCGGCCAAGCAGTTGATCCGCCAGTGCCGAGCATTGGGGCTGGTGTATGACGGGCGCATCGCTGATGCCATCCACGCCTGCCGGCGCATCTGGGCGAGCTTGCCGGGGGCAGGTTATGGCCAGCGTGAGCTTGATACCGATGAGCTGCTGGGCGTGTACGTGCGTGCTGGCGGCCACATCGCATAA
- a CDS encoding major capsid protein, which produces MPADIFSSDIFSIGSLTASINEADYVPSRLGQLGIFEETGIATTTATVEKDGDTLALVPAGERGAPADPLKRNKRGGVTFNAVHLPVTDTILADEVQNVRAFGSEDQLEGVQQVVDTKLGRMARRIDATLEWQRMGALKGKILDADGSTVLTDLYSAFGIQQTTVKMALNTDSTNVQSKALDVLEGIEDALKMLPFTGAHAFCGRSYWRKLISHPSVREAYLNQQSEKLRGDGRDAFEFGGITWERAVGNVAGQPFIATGEAVVIPMDVPDMFIAHYAPADYVEAVNTIGLPFYSSTDRLKHGKGVELEAQSNPIILNTRPGACIRLVETA; this is translated from the coding sequence ATGCCCGCTGATATTTTCTCCTCTGACATCTTCTCTATCGGCAGCCTGACGGCCTCGATCAACGAAGCCGACTATGTGCCGTCCCGCCTGGGCCAGCTGGGCATCTTTGAAGAAACCGGCATTGCCACTACCACCGCCACCGTCGAGAAGGATGGCGACACCCTGGCGCTGGTGCCGGCTGGCGAGCGTGGTGCTCCGGCTGACCCGCTCAAGCGCAACAAGCGCGGCGGCGTCACCTTCAATGCCGTACACCTGCCGGTGACTGACACCATCCTCGCGGATGAAGTACAGAACGTGCGCGCCTTCGGCAGCGAGGACCAGCTCGAGGGCGTGCAGCAGGTGGTTGATACGAAGCTGGGCCGGATGGCTCGCCGTATCGACGCGACCCTCGAGTGGCAGCGCATGGGCGCGCTGAAAGGCAAGATTTTGGACGCTGACGGCAGCACCGTGCTGACGGATCTCTATAGCGCCTTCGGCATCCAGCAAACCACCGTAAAGATGGCGCTCAACACTGACAGCACTAACGTGCAGTCCAAGGCGCTGGACGTGCTCGAGGGCATCGAGGATGCGCTCAAGATGCTGCCGTTTACCGGCGCGCATGCGTTCTGTGGGCGCAGCTACTGGCGCAAGCTGATCAGCCATCCGAGCGTGCGCGAGGCGTATCTCAATCAGCAGAGCGAGAAGCTGCGCGGCGATGGCCGCGATGCCTTCGAGTTCGGTGGCATCACCTGGGAGCGCGCCGTGGGCAATGTCGCCGGCCAGCCCTTTATCGCTACTGGCGAGGCTGTCGTGATCCCGATGGACGTGCCGGACATGTTCATCGCGCACTATGCGCCGGCCGATTACGTCGAGGCTGTCAACACGATTGGCCTGCCGTTCTACTCCAGCACCGATCGCCTCAAGCATGGAAAGGGCGTGGAGCTGGAGGCCCAGTCCAACCCGATCATTCTCAACACTCGCCCAGGCGCGTGCATCCGTTTGGTTGAGACGGCCTGA
- a CDS encoding head decoration protein, translated as MTPIQHTEPARTGEHVLSEAAGYRSRESIVVASGVLAAGTVLAMTADGTYVAHDPTASDGAEIAAGILYGPADATDGPVQAVAHVRDCEVNGTAITWAADMTDDQLGAMNATLMQAGIILRGVELPAGLVLSGGETVQETP; from the coding sequence ATGACCCCGATTCAACACACCGAGCCGGCCCGTACCGGCGAGCACGTACTCTCAGAGGCTGCCGGCTATCGCTCGCGCGAGTCGATTGTGGTCGCATCTGGCGTACTGGCGGCCGGCACCGTGCTGGCCATGACCGCTGACGGCACCTATGTGGCGCATGACCCGACTGCCAGCGACGGCGCCGAGATCGCTGCTGGCATCCTCTATGGACCGGCAGACGCCACTGATGGGCCGGTGCAGGCTGTCGCGCATGTGCGCGATTGCGAGGTGAATGGCACCGCGATCACCTGGGCGGCCGACATGACCGATGACCAGCTGGGCGCGATGAATGCCACGCTCATGCAAGCTGGCATCATCCTGCGCGGTGTCGAGCTGCCGGCGGGACTGGTGCTCTCCGGCGGTGAAACCGTGCAGGAGACGCCATAA
- a CDS encoding phage holin, lambda family, whose protein sequence is MHDDDHESADMPHRDPSTWQMLLEWLQPYQANLYAAGLSFVIALLRGLHAGGRFYKSLLEATLVGGLTLALKPLLDWGGLDQDMAVAIGAAIAFLGVEWLRAKSDAIFDKVLGRWLH, encoded by the coding sequence ATGCATGATGACGACCACGAGTCCGCCGATATGCCACACCGCGATCCATCGACATGGCAGATGCTGCTGGAGTGGCTACAGCCGTATCAAGCCAACCTCTATGCAGCGGGTCTGTCATTCGTGATCGCACTGCTGCGCGGCCTGCATGCTGGTGGCCGCTTCTACAAGTCATTGCTCGAGGCGACCCTGGTGGGTGGCCTGACATTGGCGCTCAAGCCGCTGCTGGACTGGGGTGGCTTGGATCAGGACATGGCCGTGGCCATCGGGGCTGCGATCGCTTTCCTCGGTGTCGAGTGGCTGCGTGCCAAGTCTGACGCCATCTTCGATAAGGTGCTGGGACGATGGCTGCACTGA
- a CDS encoding Clp protease ClpP, giving the protein MKWFEVQAAADGRHADVWINDQIGIDWWSGDGTTASAFINAIASLGEVETLTVHINSPGGDVADGIAIANYLRGHKAQVTTRVEGIAASIAATIAMGGDRREMATGSLLMIHDPWTVAMGNATEMRKLADDLDTIRNGILELFVARAGEPRRVEIQGAMRAETWMTGEDAMALGLIDAVDTDLKAAASIGDYSRALAAAGRSAQHHLEQQRAPAQPAPSAMSAADALALAFDIEPAQAEARAAELGDQILAWRDKPVTAPAADTAALQREAVAAERERVVAIIDTCTTTGQHQLMAKLVSSDMQTDTAREYVFDVAAASSAGVHSSHSPEGGQRAGIDTQGIYARRRARSAS; this is encoded by the coding sequence ATGAAATGGTTTGAAGTACAGGCGGCCGCCGATGGCCGTCACGCTGACGTGTGGATCAATGACCAGATCGGCATCGACTGGTGGAGCGGTGACGGCACCACGGCCAGCGCGTTCATCAACGCCATCGCGTCGCTGGGCGAGGTCGAGACACTGACCGTGCATATCAACTCGCCTGGCGGCGACGTGGCCGATGGCATCGCCATCGCCAACTATCTGCGCGGCCATAAGGCCCAGGTAACCACCCGTGTGGAGGGCATCGCCGCCTCTATCGCCGCGACCATCGCCATGGGCGGGGATCGCCGCGAGATGGCCACCGGCTCGCTGCTGATGATCCACGACCCGTGGACCGTCGCCATGGGCAACGCCACCGAGATGCGCAAGCTCGCGGATGATCTCGACACTATCCGCAATGGCATCCTCGAGCTATTCGTCGCGCGTGCCGGCGAGCCGCGCCGCGTCGAGATCCAGGGGGCGATGCGCGCAGAAACCTGGATGACCGGCGAGGACGCCATGGCACTGGGGCTGATCGACGCCGTGGACACTGACCTCAAGGCGGCCGCCTCGATTGGCGATTATTCCCGCGCCCTGGCCGCTGCCGGCCGCTCTGCCCAGCATCACCTCGAGCAGCAGCGCGCACCGGCGCAGCCGGCACCCAGCGCCATGAGCGCCGCCGATGCCCTGGCGCTGGCCTTCGACATCGAGCCGGCCCAGGCCGAGGCCCGCGCCGCTGAGCTGGGCGATCAGATCCTCGCCTGGCGTGACAAGCCGGTAACCGCGCCGGCGGCTGATACCGCTGCCCTGCAGCGCGAGGCTGTCGCGGCTGAGCGCGAGCGCGTGGTCGCCATCATCGACACCTGCACCACCACCGGCCAGCACCAGCTGATGGCCAAGCTGGTCAGCAGCGACATGCAGACCGACACCGCCCGCGAATACGTATTCGACGTGGCCGCTGCCTCGAGCGCCGGCGTGCATTCCAGCCACTCGCCCGAGGGTGGCCAGCGTGCCGGCATCGACACCCAGGGCATCTATGCCCGCCGCCGCGCGCGCAGCGCATCCTAA
- a CDS encoding helix-turn-helix domain-containing protein, whose product MNSLRELVEQAGGVGAVSKACGVSIRAVYKWIERGCLPRTEYTGETSHAEAIAGLSPSVVEASEIRNRFMPNKHTA is encoded by the coding sequence ATGAACTCCTTGCGCGAACTGGTCGAGCAGGCAGGAGGTGTGGGGGCGGTTTCCAAGGCTTGCGGCGTTTCAATCCGTGCCGTCTACAAGTGGATCGAGAGGGGGTGCCTGCCAAGAACGGAATATACCGGCGAAACCAGTCATGCAGAGGCCATCGCGGGACTTTCACCTTCTGTGGTTGAGGCTTCGGAAATCCGGAATCGCTTCATGCCCAACAAGCATACCGCCTGA
- a CDS encoding VRR-NUC domain-containing protein produces MSWAAHPSAKVAARKSAPRIDREGLEQKVLIRWLYAQQQNGMQVGQLLHGVTFHVPNGGQRNKKTAADLKMQGVRAGVSDLVVATARGGYHGLYIEFKAAPPHDAALAKSQREWLEKMEGNGYLAVLAKGVDEAKAVLVAYASWPETVVAGEPEVMPHGSEWRKATA; encoded by the coding sequence ATGAGCTGGGCAGCACATCCTTCCGCCAAGGTGGCGGCCCGCAAGTCGGCGCCACGCATCGACCGTGAAGGGTTGGAGCAGAAGGTGCTGATTCGCTGGCTGTACGCTCAGCAGCAGAATGGTATGCAGGTGGGGCAGCTATTGCACGGTGTGACCTTCCACGTCCCCAATGGTGGCCAGCGCAACAAGAAGACGGCAGCAGACCTGAAGATGCAGGGCGTGCGGGCTGGGGTGAGCGATCTGGTGGTGGCCACGGCCCGCGGTGGGTATCACGGGCTCTACATCGAGTTCAAAGCAGCCCCGCCACATGATGCCGCCCTGGCGAAGTCTCAGCGTGAGTGGCTGGAGAAGATGGAGGGCAATGGCTATCTGGCAGTGCTGGCCAAGGGCGTGGATGAGGCCAAGGCGGTGCTGGTGGCCTATGCGAGCTGGCCCGAGACGGTGGTGGCCGGTGAGCCGGAGGTGATGCCGCATGGCAGTGAGTGGCGCAAGGCAACGGCATAG
- a CDS encoding phage terminase large subunit family protein gives MTSTASAASIRRDVAELIRPPRRIQPSESAAEVMKVVSGDGTVRDWSADTTPYMREPLDCMGSRLYDAVIFVGPARTGKTNALVDGYVAYKIECDPGDGLIVQISEEKAREFSKKRIDRMLVNSPRLVGRMSPRGHDNNVHDKTFRAGNYLGIKWPSKNVLASSDYQFVLITDFDRLPDDVDGEGSAFLLASKRTQTFGSTGMTLAESSPGREITDPDWRRPDDAPHMAPPTTGILDLFNAGDRRLWYWQCPEAHCRQWFPPVMDNFSRQAGCVFCPHCGTEIDPAAKRQLNLAGCWVPEGAQLNEAGEMIGTPRRSRIASFWMEGPAAAFQSWASLNEKLRRAEETYQQTDSQETLKAVINTDWGRPYLRRRAATQRSSERLADRSEDYQRRTVPKGVRFLTAAVDVQGGKDRRFVVQIQGWGAHRECWVIDRFNLKEDRGPDNDQEPRPISPATQPEDWDLLTRDVLLRSYKLEDGSGRRMPVASIAVDTGGEGEGEESVTSQAYDWHRRLRRDGLQSRAFLVKGSSTRGSSRVRKTWPDNTGRKSRQSTARGDVPLYLLGTDLLKDAVAAMMDRDNAGAGYLHTPSWLGRWWYDELTYEIRDPASGKWRKPGKRPNEAFDLCVYNLALFILMKGERIDWNAPPPWAAAWDDNALISQSPDATPAVTQPKPPAARKRRRVVKSRL, from the coding sequence ATGACTAGCACCGCCAGTGCCGCCTCTATCCGGCGCGACGTGGCCGAGCTGATCCGGCCGCCTCGCCGCATCCAGCCCAGCGAGTCAGCGGCCGAGGTCATGAAGGTGGTCAGCGGTGACGGCACCGTGCGCGACTGGAGCGCAGACACCACCCCTTACATGCGCGAGCCGCTGGATTGCATGGGATCGCGGCTATATGACGCCGTGATCTTTGTCGGCCCCGCACGTACCGGCAAGACTAACGCGCTGGTGGATGGCTATGTCGCGTACAAGATCGAGTGTGATCCAGGCGATGGCCTGATCGTGCAGATCAGTGAGGAGAAGGCCCGCGAGTTCAGTAAGAAACGCATTGACCGCATGCTGGTCAACTCGCCTCGCCTGGTCGGCCGCATGAGTCCGCGCGGCCACGACAACAACGTGCATGACAAGACATTCCGCGCCGGCAACTACCTGGGCATCAAATGGCCGTCTAAGAACGTCCTTGCCTCGAGCGATTATCAGTTCGTGCTGATCACCGACTTCGACCGCCTGCCCGATGACGTGGATGGCGAGGGTAGCGCCTTCCTGCTCGCCAGCAAACGAACCCAGACCTTTGGCTCAACCGGCATGACGCTGGCCGAGTCCTCGCCAGGGCGCGAGATCACCGACCCCGACTGGCGGCGACCCGACGATGCCCCGCATATGGCACCGCCCACCACCGGCATTCTGGATCTGTTCAACGCCGGCGACCGGCGGCTCTGGTACTGGCAGTGCCCCGAGGCGCACTGCCGGCAGTGGTTCCCGCCGGTGATGGACAATTTCTCGCGGCAGGCGGGGTGCGTGTTCTGCCCGCATTGCGGCACCGAGATCGACCCCGCTGCTAAGCGTCAGCTCAACCTGGCCGGCTGCTGGGTGCCCGAGGGTGCCCAGCTCAATGAGGCCGGCGAGATGATCGGCACCCCGCGCAGATCGCGGATCGCCTCATTCTGGATGGAGGGGCCGGCCGCGGCCTTCCAGTCCTGGGCGTCGCTGAATGAAAAGCTCCGGCGTGCCGAGGAGACGTACCAGCAGACTGACAGCCAGGAAACGCTCAAGGCGGTGATCAACACCGATTGGGGCCGGCCATATCTTCGCCGGCGCGCAGCCACGCAACGCTCGAGCGAGCGGCTGGCTGATCGCTCCGAGGATTACCAGCGCCGCACCGTGCCCAAGGGCGTGCGCTTCCTGACCGCCGCCGTGGATGTACAGGGCGGCAAGGATCGCCGCTTTGTCGTGCAGATTCAGGGCTGGGGCGCGCACCGCGAGTGCTGGGTGATCGACCGTTTCAATCTCAAGGAGGACCGCGGGCCCGACAATGACCAGGAGCCGCGCCCCATCTCTCCGGCCACCCAGCCAGAGGATTGGGATCTACTGACCCGTGATGTGCTGTTGCGCAGCTACAAGCTCGAGGACGGAAGCGGCCGCCGCATGCCGGTGGCATCCATCGCGGTGGATACCGGCGGCGAGGGCGAGGGCGAGGAGAGCGTGACCAGCCAGGCGTATGACTGGCACCGCCGGCTGCGCCGCGATGGCCTGCAGTCGCGCGCCTTCCTGGTCAAAGGCTCGAGCACGCGCGGCAGCTCGCGGGTGCGCAAGACATGGCCGGACAACACCGGCCGCAAGTCGCGCCAATCCACTGCGCGCGGTGACGTGCCGCTCTACCTGCTGGGCACCGATCTGCTGAAAGACGCCGTTGCCGCGATGATGGACCGCGACAACGCCGGCGCGGGCTACCTGCACACACCCAGCTGGCTGGGGCGCTGGTGGTATGACGAATTGACGTATGAGATCCGCGACCCCGCGAGCGGCAAATGGCGCAAGCCAGGCAAGCGCCCCAATGAGGCGTTTGATCTGTGCGTGTACAACCTGGCGCTGTTCATCCTGATGAAAGGCGAGCGCATCGACTGGAACGCGCCGCCGCCCTGGGCAGCCGCCTGGGATGACAACGCACTGATCTCGCAGTCGCCAGACGCCACCCCTGCCGTCACTCAACCCAAGCCACCGGCCGCGCGCAAGCGCCGGCGGGTGGTCAAGTCGCGCCTATAG
- a CDS encoding tellurite resistance TerB family protein produces the protein MDTYLDAVHDVVFECCPKVLASDIGMSVKSLYRRVAEDDPMPMRLVDVVGIFWNVDREHQMRLITPFLDHLGMVAVPRYAQGEVSRGDVFASVLKAQQGQGAMAALIQAAIADGEIDDKEAAQLEAQHKAIEQQMSTLMGQLQAMRKPLKVVGK, from the coding sequence ATGGATACCTATCTGGATGCAGTACATGACGTGGTTTTCGAGTGCTGCCCAAAGGTGCTGGCAAGCGATATCGGCATGTCGGTGAAGTCGCTTTACCGCCGGGTGGCAGAGGACGACCCCATGCCGATGCGTCTGGTCGATGTGGTGGGGATCTTCTGGAACGTGGACCGCGAGCACCAGATGCGTTTGATCACCCCATTCCTCGATCACCTGGGCATGGTGGCGGTGCCGCGTTATGCGCAGGGCGAGGTGAGCCGTGGTGACGTGTTCGCATCTGTACTGAAAGCACAGCAGGGCCAGGGGGCGATGGCGGCGCTGATTCAGGCGGCGATTGCGGATGGCGAGATAGATGACAAAGAGGCTGCACAACTGGAAGCACAGCATAAGGCCATCGAGCAGCAGATGAGCACTCTGATGGGCCAGCTGCAGGCGATGCGCAAGCCGCTGAAAGTGGTTGGCAAGTAA
- a CDS encoding phage tail protein — protein sequence MAYTADDLARVRQAVLDLATGQRVTSFRTANGKTLSYADADIDKLRELERTIAAQVASASHIGRRQRSRTRYTTTSKGL from the coding sequence ATGGCATATACCGCTGATGATCTCGCCCGCGTTCGCCAGGCGGTGCTCGATCTGGCCACCGGCCAGCGGGTGACATCGTTTCGCACGGCCAACGGCAAAACGCTGAGCTATGCAGATGCCGACATCGACAAGCTGCGCGAGCTGGAGCGCACCATCGCGGCACAAGTGGCCAGCGCCTCGCATATCGGCCGCCGGCAGAGATCCCGCACCCGCTACACCACGACATCTAAGGGGCTGTGA
- a CDS encoding helix-turn-helix transcriptional regulator, whose protein sequence is MFAFEYVPKVHNRHVLKVKASPIIIGPMVHTLSERDEFASRLKKALAEQGIPDRGQGVHLKNLTGVTPKAASKWLNAESMPGQSKLVLIAKGLNVRAEWLRFGTGPMRENSKNELIFHEAEFVDGDVPLREDEVEIPYFREVEMAAGDGRTQVIENHGAYMRFSLPRLARAGVDPKQAACATVTGDSMEPAIFDGSPIGIDKSCRHIIDGKIYALDHGGMLRVKRLYRLPLNRMRVVSDNHIEYPEEVYTLGDPDAPKIIGRVFWWEVFA, encoded by the coding sequence TTGTTTGCCTTTGAATATGTACCAAAAGTACATAATAGACATGTACTGAAAGTCAAAGCAAGTCCAATCATCATTGGACCCATGGTTCATACACTGTCTGAACGGGATGAGTTTGCCTCCCGCCTAAAGAAAGCGCTTGCCGAGCAGGGCATCCCTGATCGCGGCCAAGGCGTGCATCTAAAAAATCTCACAGGCGTCACCCCTAAGGCCGCCAGCAAATGGCTCAATGCTGAGTCAATGCCAGGACAGTCCAAGCTGGTGCTGATCGCCAAGGGGCTAAACGTGCGTGCGGAATGGCTGAGGTTCGGAACCGGGCCAATGAGAGAAAACAGCAAGAATGAGCTGATTTTCCATGAGGCCGAGTTTGTGGATGGAGACGTTCCACTCCGAGAGGATGAAGTTGAAATTCCCTACTTCCGGGAAGTGGAGATGGCCGCGGGAGATGGCCGTACACAGGTGATCGAAAATCACGGAGCGTATATGCGCTTCAGCCTGCCACGCCTGGCCCGTGCAGGTGTAGATCCCAAGCAGGCCGCCTGCGCCACTGTCACGGGCGATTCAATGGAGCCAGCCATTTTCGACGGCTCCCCCATCGGTATCGACAAGAGTTGCCGTCACATCATCGACGGCAAGATCTACGCACTGGATCACGGGGGGATGCTGCGCGTGAAGCGACTCTATCGCCTGCCCTTGAACCGTATGCGTGTGGTCAGCGATAACCACATCGAGTATCCGGAAGAGGTCTACACCCTAGGGGACCCCGACGCCCCGAAAATCATCGGTCGTGTCTTCTGGTGGGAAGTGTTTGCCTAA
- a CDS encoding phage portal protein yields the protein MGVISTLSRGMRRLSSRLGIKASAYEGASQGRRMAGRGVTTTGPNAAIAHSLPLLKSRSRHAVRNNAYASGARESYVANLVGTGIRPQWSDPEIQALWDRWAGEADADGLDSFYGLQALAIGSQFEAGEVLGRFRYRRLSDGLSVPLQIQVIEADHLDASHSTTLSGRVIKMGIEMDGIGQRRAYHLWRYHPAEKLTAQINARVPVPADQVLHLFRRTRPGQLRGVPELTSVIVRLYEIDAMQDATLARQKLAQLFGAFVKRKADADPEDEGPFFGTHGTHVEDGEGGEGIDAFEPGGIHYLEDGEEVTFSDPPDIGSSYTNWLRTEMHAVARGAGLTHEQLTGDLQGVNYSSIRAGLLEFRRRAEMLQADLVIHKWCRPIAAKWLDTAVSSGALVIPDYARRRADLLAIDWIAPKWQWVDPVKEVTADLMEVRAGFKPRGEAAAERGWSLDQLDKEIARGNVSADDQGLVLDSDPRRVAKNGTAQANDPDPDADPDQ from the coding sequence ATGGGCGTGATCAGCACCCTCTCGCGGGGCATGCGCCGCCTCTCCTCGCGGCTGGGGATCAAGGCGAGCGCCTATGAAGGGGCCAGCCAGGGCCGACGCATGGCGGGGCGGGGCGTGACCACCACCGGCCCCAATGCCGCCATTGCTCACTCGCTGCCGCTGCTCAAGTCGCGCTCGCGCCATGCGGTGCGCAATAACGCCTACGCCAGCGGCGCGCGCGAGAGCTACGTGGCCAACCTGGTGGGCACCGGCATCAGACCCCAGTGGTCAGATCCTGAGATCCAGGCGTTATGGGATCGCTGGGCCGGCGAGGCTGACGCCGATGGCCTGGACAGCTTCTATGGCCTGCAGGCGCTGGCGATTGGCAGCCAATTCGAGGCCGGCGAGGTGCTGGGGCGTTTCCGCTATCGACGCCTCAGCGATGGTCTGAGCGTGCCGCTGCAGATCCAGGTGATCGAGGCCGACCACCTGGACGCCAGCCACTCCACCACCCTCAGCGGCCGCGTGATCAAAATGGGCATCGAGATGGACGGCATCGGCCAGCGCCGCGCCTACCATCTCTGGCGCTACCACCCTGCCGAGAAGCTGACCGCGCAGATCAATGCTCGCGTGCCGGTGCCGGCCGATCAGGTGCTGCACCTGTTCCGGCGCACCCGCCCTGGCCAGCTGCGCGGCGTGCCTGAGCTGACCAGCGTGATCGTCAGGCTCTATGAGATCGACGCCATGCAGGATGCCACCCTCGCGCGCCAGAAACTGGCGCAGCTGTTCGGGGCATTCGTCAAGCGCAAGGCCGATGCCGACCCCGAGGATGAAGGGCCATTCTTTGGCACCCACGGCACCCATGTCGAGGATGGCGAGGGCGGCGAGGGCATCGACGCATTCGAGCCTGGCGGCATCCACTACCTCGAGGATGGCGAGGAGGTGACATTCTCCGACCCGCCCGACATTGGCAGCAGCTACACCAACTGGCTGCGCACCGAGATGCATGCGGTGGCGCGCGGTGCCGGCCTGACGCATGAGCAGCTGACTGGCGATCTGCAGGGCGTCAATTATTCCTCGATCCGCGCGGGGCTGCTGGAGTTCCGCCGGCGGGCTGAGATGCTGCAGGCCGATCTGGTGATCCACAAGTGGTGCCGGCCCATCGCGGCCAAGTGGCTCGATACCGCCGTCAGCAGCGGGGCGCTGGTCATTCCCGACTACGCACGCCGCCGCGCGGATCTGCTGGCCATCGACTGGATCGCGCCAAAATGGCAGTGGGTGGACCCCGTGAAGGAGGTCACCGCCGATCTGATGGAAGTGCGCGCCGGCTTCAAGCCTCGCGGCGAGGCGGCAGCAGAGCGCGGCTGGTCGCTCGATCAGCTCGACAAGGAGATCGCGCGCGGCAACGTGAGCGCAGATGACCAGGGGCTGGTGCTCGATTCCGACCCGCGCCGCGTGGCCAAGAACGGCACCGCGCAGGCGAACGACCCAGACCCTGACGCCGACCCCGACCAATGA